In Deltaproteobacteria bacterium, the following are encoded in one genomic region:
- a CDS encoding Ig-like domain-containing protein — protein sequence MDLRGTVEVVYVDSADGASLRLALSTDEGRYGLHVTGPAPALVTGTPLRVRGRRLPGLVIGDHGGNAGAILAAAEDLEPEHLGLGGSVDGSGNALGTLADTLGEQRTLVILVNFQDAPADQPWSLAGASSVVYGEVSGYLEEASFGATWLQGEVHGWYTLAQDSTLCDSNALRTLALAAAVDDGVALEAFDRVIFAFPGSPCGYSGMATLGGKPSYAWLAGHLDLRVTGHELGHNLGLRHAHFLDCGAEVLGASCTSIEYGDPTDLMGGLENTGHFQAASKEQLGWLAAPGAPTIGTATASGVFPLEPYAASPAGGDKGLRIHQGSDPLTGGDVWYYLEYRQPVGADSGLAATPGLHEGVLLRRVAPENGGLGAWLLDGSPASASTTYGDLVDAALVVGASFTDAAAGITLTLLSADASGAQVEVNLTGATSEPPVDPPAEEPPPLPAPEPAPVNMAPVAVDDGATIPKGGSAVIDLLANDHDPDGDPISVVAVGAPAHGEVQLDPGGTLTYIPSRKFTGEEVFVYTIGDGDLEASAMVRIAVVASGGGGKGGGKGGR from the coding sequence GTGGACCTCCGCGGCACCGTCGAGGTGGTCTACGTGGACTCGGCCGACGGCGCGTCCCTGCGCCTCGCGCTCTCCACCGACGAAGGACGCTACGGCCTCCACGTCACCGGGCCGGCGCCGGCCCTCGTCACGGGGACCCCGCTGCGCGTCCGGGGCCGGAGGCTCCCCGGGCTCGTGATCGGTGATCACGGTGGCAACGCCGGGGCGATCCTCGCCGCGGCCGAGGACCTCGAGCCCGAGCACCTCGGCCTGGGGGGCAGCGTCGATGGCAGCGGCAACGCGCTGGGCACGCTGGCCGACACCCTCGGCGAGCAGCGCACCCTCGTCATCCTCGTGAACTTCCAGGACGCGCCCGCCGACCAGCCCTGGAGCCTCGCCGGGGCCTCGAGCGTCGTCTACGGCGAGGTCAGCGGCTACCTGGAGGAGGCCTCCTTCGGGGCGACCTGGCTCCAGGGCGAGGTGCACGGCTGGTACACCCTGGCCCAGGACTCCACCCTCTGCGACAGCAACGCGCTGCGGACCCTGGCGCTCGCCGCGGCCGTCGACGATGGCGTGGCGCTCGAGGCCTTCGACCGGGTGATCTTCGCCTTCCCCGGCAGCCCCTGCGGCTACTCGGGCATGGCCACCCTCGGCGGCAAGCCCAGCTACGCCTGGCTCGCCGGCCACCTGGACCTGCGGGTCACCGGTCACGAGCTCGGTCACAACCTCGGCCTGCGGCACGCCCACTTCCTCGACTGCGGCGCCGAGGTCCTCGGCGCGAGCTGCACGAGCATCGAGTACGGCGATCCCACCGACCTCATGGGCGGGCTCGAGAACACCGGGCACTTCCAGGCGGCCTCCAAGGAGCAGCTCGGCTGGCTCGCCGCCCCCGGCGCGCCGACCATCGGCACCGCCACGGCGAGCGGCGTCTTCCCCCTCGAGCCCTACGCGGCGAGCCCGGCCGGCGGCGACAAGGGGCTGCGGATCCACCAGGGCAGCGACCCGCTGACCGGGGGAGACGTCTGGTACTACCTCGAGTACCGCCAGCCGGTGGGAGCGGACAGCGGCCTGGCCGCGACCCCGGGCCTCCACGAGGGCGTGCTCCTGCGCAGGGTGGCCCCCGAGAACGGCGGCCTCGGAGCCTGGCTCCTCGACGGATCCCCGGCGAGCGCCAGCACGACCTACGGAGACCTCGTCGACGCCGCGCTGGTGGTCGGCGCCAGCTTCACCGACGCAGCGGCGGGGATCACGCTCACCCTCCTCTCGGCGGACGCCTCCGGCGCCCAGGTGGAGGTGAACCTCACGGGCGCGACGAGCGAGCCCCCCGTTGATCCCCCGGCCGAAGAGCCGCCGCCCCTCCCCGCGCCGGAGCCGGCGCCCGTCAACATGGCTCCCGTCGCCGTGGACGACGGCGCCACGATCCCCAAGGGCGGCAGCGCCGTGATCGACCTGCTGGCCAACGACCACGACCCCGACGGAGATCCGATCTCGGTGGTCGCGGTGGGGGCGCCCGCGCACGGGGAGGTGCAGCTCGATCCCGGCGGGACGCTCACCTACATCCCCTCCCGCAAGTTCACCGGAGAGGAGGTCTTCGTCTACACCATCGGTGACGGCGACCTCGAGGCGAGCGCCATGGTGAGGATCGCCGTCGTCGCGAGCGGCGGTGGCGGCAAGGGCGGCGGCAAGGGCGGCCGCTAA
- the nifJ gene encoding pyruvate:ferredoxin (flavodoxin) oxidoreductase — MSEKLVTIDGNQAATSVAYRLSEVVAIYPITPASPMGELADQWASEERPNIWGSIPDVSELQSEGGASGAIHGAVQAGALSTTFTASQGLLLMIPNLFKMAGELSPAVIHVSARTVATHALSIFGDHSDVMAARQTGWALLASSSVQEAHDLALVAHSATLDSRVPFIHFFDGFRTSHELNKISELPDEVLAKMIDEAKISEHRARALSPDHPVLRGTAQNPDVFFQARESCNKFYDATPAIVQAAMDRLFELCGRRYNLFDYVGHPEAERVVVLMGSGADTARETARILAEQGEKVGTLTVRLYRPFAVEAFLKTLPETVKSIAVLDRTKEPGAPAEPLALDVALALREGSGAKKDARLIAGRFGLSSKEFTPAMVKAVFDELAKDAPKKTFTVGIADDVTGLSLDWDRDWELPDDGTIGALFYGLGSDGTVSANKSAIKIIGEATEMNAQGHFVYDSKKAGAMTVSHLRFGKNPIRAPYELESAHYVACHQPQFIDRFDILARARKDGTFVLNTPVPAAEVFASLPRLYQERIREKGLKVYAIDAASVAKAAGMGTRINTVMQTVFFALSKVLPRDEAIQHIKDSIEKTYGIKGKALVDKNFAAVDATLASLTEVNVTDDAATGPEMAALVPEKVDDFVKRVTAKIIAGHGNDLPVSAFPVDGTFPTGTAAVERRNIASEIPIWDEVTCIQCNKCAIVCPHAAIRVKAFAEGDRPKSDGFLAVPYKAKDFPAGSLYTVQVAPEDCTGCAMCVEACPAKNKTAVKLKAINMVKKEEVLEVEKQRWEAFLTIPEADRKELKLETVKGSQFAQPLFEFSGACVGCGETPYVKLVSQLFGDRMLVANATGCSSIYGGNLPTTPWSQNASGAGPTWSNSLFEDNAEFGIGFRYAVDALEKKARTLLDRLSGKLDAELVGSLKDFHPTDEAGYQRRREEIAKLRGALAELGGSEAKALADVCEHLLPRSVWIMGGDGWAYDIGYGGLDHVLASGKNVNILVLDTEVYSNTGGQMSKATPKGAVAKFAAAGKGTEKKDMALLAMGYGNVYVARIAMGSSDTQTVKALTEAESYPGVSLVLAYSHCIAHGIDMTLGMNQQDLAVKTGHWPLLRYDPRRSEQGKPPLQLDSKAPSLPYREYAEREGRFRVLIHSRPERANRLLEEAEREARDRYALYYQLAHPETGASR, encoded by the coding sequence ATGAGCGAGAAACTCGTCACCATCGACGGTAACCAAGCTGCCACCTCGGTGGCCTATCGCCTCTCCGAGGTCGTCGCGATCTACCCGATCACCCCGGCCTCCCCGATGGGCGAGCTGGCGGATCAGTGGGCCTCCGAGGAGCGCCCGAACATCTGGGGCTCCATCCCCGACGTCAGCGAGCTGCAGAGCGAGGGTGGCGCCTCCGGCGCGATCCACGGCGCGGTGCAGGCCGGCGCTCTCTCGACGACCTTCACGGCGTCGCAGGGTCTCCTGCTGATGATCCCCAACCTCTTCAAGATGGCGGGCGAGCTCTCCCCGGCGGTGATCCACGTCTCCGCCCGGACCGTGGCCACCCACGCCCTCTCGATCTTCGGTGACCACAGCGACGTGATGGCCGCCCGCCAGACCGGCTGGGCGCTGCTGGCCTCCTCGAGCGTTCAGGAGGCGCACGACCTGGCGCTGGTGGCCCACTCGGCCACCCTCGACAGCCGGGTGCCCTTCATCCACTTCTTCGACGGCTTCCGCACCTCGCACGAGCTCAACAAGATCTCCGAGCTCCCCGACGAGGTCCTGGCGAAGATGATCGACGAGGCGAAGATCTCCGAGCACCGCGCCCGGGCCCTCTCCCCCGACCATCCCGTGCTCCGCGGCACCGCGCAGAACCCGGACGTCTTCTTCCAGGCCCGCGAGTCCTGCAACAAGTTCTACGACGCCACGCCCGCGATCGTGCAGGCGGCGATGGACCGCCTCTTCGAGCTCTGCGGCCGCCGCTACAACCTCTTCGACTACGTCGGCCACCCCGAGGCCGAGCGGGTCGTCGTGCTCATGGGCTCCGGCGCGGACACCGCCCGGGAGACCGCGCGGATCCTCGCCGAGCAGGGCGAGAAGGTCGGCACCCTCACGGTGCGGCTCTACCGCCCCTTCGCCGTCGAGGCCTTCCTGAAGACCCTGCCCGAGACCGTGAAGTCGATCGCGGTCCTCGACCGCACCAAGGAGCCCGGCGCCCCGGCCGAGCCCCTGGCCCTCGACGTGGCCCTCGCCCTGCGCGAGGGGTCGGGCGCCAAGAAGGACGCCCGCCTCATCGCCGGCCGCTTCGGCCTCTCCTCCAAGGAGTTCACCCCGGCCATGGTGAAGGCCGTCTTCGACGAGCTGGCCAAGGACGCGCCCAAGAAGACCTTCACCGTCGGCATCGCCGACGACGTGACCGGCCTCTCCCTCGACTGGGACCGCGACTGGGAGCTGCCCGACGACGGCACCATCGGGGCCCTCTTCTACGGCCTCGGCTCGGACGGCACCGTCAGCGCCAACAAGTCGGCGATCAAGATCATCGGTGAGGCCACCGAGATGAACGCCCAGGGCCACTTCGTCTACGACTCGAAGAAGGCCGGCGCGATGACCGTCTCCCACCTGCGCTTCGGCAAGAACCCGATCCGCGCTCCCTACGAGCTCGAGTCGGCCCACTACGTGGCCTGCCACCAGCCGCAGTTCATCGACCGCTTCGACATCCTGGCCCGGGCCCGCAAGGACGGCACCTTCGTGCTGAACACGCCGGTCCCCGCCGCCGAGGTCTTCGCCTCCCTCCCCCGCCTCTACCAGGAGCGGATCCGGGAGAAGGGCCTGAAGGTCTACGCGATCGACGCGGCCTCCGTGGCCAAGGCCGCGGGCATGGGCACCCGCATCAACACCGTCATGCAGACGGTCTTCTTCGCCCTCTCCAAGGTGCTGCCCCGCGACGAGGCCATCCAGCACATCAAGGACAGCATCGAGAAGACCTACGGCATCAAGGGCAAGGCCCTGGTCGACAAGAACTTCGCCGCGGTGGACGCCACCCTGGCGTCGCTCACCGAGGTGAACGTCACCGACGACGCGGCCACCGGCCCCGAGATGGCGGCCCTGGTCCCGGAGAAGGTCGACGACTTCGTGAAGCGGGTCACCGCCAAGATCATCGCCGGCCACGGCAACGATCTGCCGGTCTCCGCCTTCCCGGTGGACGGCACCTTCCCCACCGGCACCGCCGCCGTGGAGCGCCGCAACATCGCCTCCGAGATCCCGATCTGGGACGAGGTCACCTGCATCCAGTGCAACAAGTGCGCGATCGTCTGCCCCCACGCGGCGATCCGGGTGAAGGCCTTCGCCGAGGGTGACCGGCCCAAGAGCGACGGCTTCCTGGCCGTGCCCTACAAGGCCAAGGACTTCCCGGCGGGCTCCCTCTACACCGTGCAGGTGGCCCCCGAGGACTGCACCGGCTGCGCCATGTGCGTCGAGGCCTGCCCCGCCAAGAACAAGACGGCGGTGAAGCTCAAGGCCATCAACATGGTGAAGAAGGAGGAGGTCCTCGAGGTCGAGAAGCAGCGCTGGGAGGCCTTCCTCACCATCCCCGAGGCCGACCGCAAGGAACTGAAGCTCGAGACGGTGAAGGGCTCGCAGTTCGCCCAGCCCCTCTTCGAGTTCTCCGGCGCCTGCGTGGGCTGCGGCGAGACCCCCTACGTGAAGCTCGTCTCGCAGCTCTTCGGTGACCGGATGCTGGTCGCCAACGCCACCGGCTGCTCCTCGATCTACGGCGGCAACCTGCCGACCACCCCGTGGAGCCAGAACGCCTCGGGCGCCGGCCCGACCTGGTCCAACTCCCTCTTCGAGGACAACGCCGAGTTCGGCATCGGCTTCCGCTACGCCGTCGACGCCCTCGAGAAGAAGGCCCGGACCCTCCTCGACCGCCTCTCCGGCAAGCTCGACGCCGAGCTGGTCGGCTCCCTGAAGGACTTCCACCCGACCGACGAGGCCGGCTACCAGCGCCGCCGCGAGGAGATCGCCAAGCTCCGCGGCGCCCTGGCCGAGCTCGGCGGCTCGGAGGCGAAGGCCCTCGCCGACGTCTGCGAGCACCTCCTGCCCCGCAGCGTCTGGATCATGGGCGGCGACGGCTGGGCCTACGACATCGGCTACGGCGGCCTCGATCACGTCCTCGCCTCGGGCAAGAACGTGAACATCCTGGTCCTCGACACCGAGGTCTACTCCAACACCGGCGGCCAGATGTCCAAGGCCACGCCCAAGGGCGCGGTCGCGAAGTTCGCCGCCGCGGGCAAGGGCACCGAGAAGAAGGACATGGCGCTCCTGGCCATGGGCTACGGCAACGTCTACGTGGCCCGGATCGCGATGGGGTCGAGCGACACCCAGACCGTGAAGGCCCTCACGGAGGCCGAGTCCTACCCGGGCGTCTCCCTGGTCCTGGCCTACAGCCACTGCATCGCCCACGGCATCGACATGACCCTGGGCATGAACCAGCAGGATCTGGCGGTGAAGACCGGCCACTGGCCGCTGCTCCGCTACGACCCCCGCCGCAGCGAGCAGGGCAAGCCGCCCCTGCAGCTGGACTCCAAGGCGCCCTCCCTCCCCTACCGCGAATACGCGGAGCGAGAGGGCCGCTTCCGGGTCCTGATCCACTCGCGCCCCGAGCGCGCCAACCGCCTCCTGGAGGAGGCGGAGCGCGAGGCCCGGGATCGTTACGCCCTCTACTACCAGCTTGCGCACCCCGAGACCGGCGCCAGCCGCTAA
- the ccsA gene encoding cytochrome c biogenesis protein CcsA, with amino-acid sequence MLWATWIAYGLTALLALLGHGWTRRALGLAVALHLATATIRGVAIEYIPLTSKAETFLATALALAVVLLVHFDRARRYTLPMLLAIGAALYTSARFDHGLGYPVPPLITIWYPLHVPLSFLSYGAWMASAAAGFAFLLGAEDPWIRKMDRLALQGFGLWSVSMIFGGIWGVVAWGAYFLWDPKVIWSVILWLHYASYVHLKLTPSLVPRTRLRAALAVLGAIWVIVAFIGTSFFFGSSSHAFSG; translated from the coding sequence GTGCTCTGGGCGACCTGGATCGCCTACGGGCTCACGGCCCTCCTGGCCCTCCTGGGCCACGGCTGGACCCGCCGCGCGCTCGGCCTGGCCGTCGCCCTCCACCTCGCCACCGCGACGATCCGCGGGGTCGCCATCGAGTACATCCCCCTCACCAGCAAGGCCGAGACCTTCCTCGCCACGGCCCTGGCGCTGGCGGTGGTGCTGCTGGTGCACTTCGATCGGGCGCGCCGCTACACCCTGCCGATGCTCCTGGCGATCGGCGCGGCGCTCTACACCTCGGCCCGCTTCGACCACGGCCTGGGCTACCCGGTGCCGCCGCTGATCACGATCTGGTACCCCCTGCACGTGCCGCTCTCCTTCCTCTCCTACGGGGCCTGGATGGCGTCGGCGGCCGCGGGCTTCGCCTTCCTCCTCGGGGCCGAGGATCCCTGGATCCGCAAGATGGACCGGCTGGCCCTCCAGGGCTTCGGCCTCTGGAGCGTCTCGATGATCTTCGGCGGGATCTGGGGGGTGGTCGCCTGGGGCGCCTACTTCCTCTGGGATCCGAAGGTCATCTGGTCGGTGATCCTCTGGCTGCACTACGCCAGCTACGTGCACCTCAAGCTCACCCCCTCGCTCGTGCCCCGCACCCGCCTGCGGGCGGCGCTGGCCGTGCTCGGGGCGATCTGGGTGATCGTCGCCTTCATCGGAACCTCCTTCTTCTTCGGGAGCTCGAGCCATGCCTTCTCGGGCTAG
- a CDS encoding sigma-54 dependent transcriptional regulator, translating to MVRGASLRLGLPLTDRELLLFRGGALADGLRETLEAMGWRVRSADEAPEARGLVEAHSIRVGLVSLDRRAESIEAFRALLAEELPVHWVALLPRPDLEDEAVVELVGCHCCDYHTQPIDPGRLLLTLGHASGMAELQRRVTTAQQQELSGEGMLGSSDAIQAVFRSLRKIATVDAPVLIVGESGTGKELAAQAIHRRSARASGPFVAVNCGALPPTLIQSELFGHERGAFTGAHRRVRGRLEAAHGGTIFLDEIGELPLELQVNLLRFLETHNVQRVGGTEEVHVDARVIAATHVDLARAVEEGHFREDLYYRLEVLLLRMPALRERGTDVALLARDFALRFGESYGCTSKRLAPEALRALELHDWPGNVRELMNRVRRALVMSEGELLSCEDLGLPRPTSAEHPPSLTEVRREAEREAVRSALAATDQNHTRAARRLGVSRMTLYRLLARLELE from the coding sequence GTGGTCCGGGGTGCGTCGCTCCGGCTCGGCCTGCCCCTCACTGACCGGGAGCTGCTCCTCTTCCGGGGCGGCGCGCTGGCCGACGGCCTGCGGGAGACCCTCGAGGCGATGGGGTGGCGGGTGCGCTCCGCCGACGAGGCGCCGGAGGCGCGCGGGCTCGTCGAGGCGCACTCGATCCGGGTCGGCCTGGTCTCGCTCGACCGGCGCGCCGAGTCCATCGAGGCCTTCCGGGCGCTCCTCGCCGAGGAGCTGCCGGTGCACTGGGTGGCGCTCCTGCCCCGGCCCGACCTCGAGGACGAGGCGGTCGTGGAGCTGGTCGGCTGCCACTGCTGCGACTACCACACCCAGCCCATCGACCCGGGGCGGCTGCTCCTGACCCTCGGTCACGCCTCCGGGATGGCCGAGCTGCAACGCAGGGTCACCACCGCGCAGCAGCAAGAGCTCTCCGGCGAGGGCATGCTGGGGAGCAGCGACGCGATCCAGGCGGTCTTCCGTAGCCTGCGGAAGATCGCGACGGTGGACGCGCCGGTGCTCATCGTCGGGGAGAGCGGCACGGGCAAGGAGCTCGCGGCGCAGGCCATCCACCGACGCTCGGCGCGGGCCTCGGGGCCCTTCGTGGCGGTGAACTGCGGCGCCCTGCCGCCGACCCTGATCCAGTCCGAGCTCTTCGGGCACGAGCGGGGCGCCTTCACCGGCGCTCACCGCCGCGTGCGCGGGCGCCTCGAGGCGGCGCACGGGGGCACCATCTTCCTCGACGAGATCGGGGAGCTCCCCCTCGAGCTGCAGGTCAACCTCCTGCGCTTCCTGGAGACGCACAACGTCCAGAGGGTCGGTGGGACAGAGGAGGTCCACGTCGACGCGCGGGTGATCGCCGCGACCCACGTCGACCTCGCGAGGGCGGTGGAGGAGGGGCACTTCCGCGAGGACCTCTACTACCGGCTCGAGGTGCTGCTCCTCCGCATGCCCGCGCTGCGGGAGCGGGGGACGGATGTCGCCCTGCTGGCCCGGGACTTCGCGCTGCGCTTCGGGGAGTCCTACGGCTGCACGAGCAAGCGGCTCGCCCCCGAGGCGCTGCGGGCCCTCGAGCTCCACGACTGGCCCGGCAACGTCCGCGAGCTGATGAACCGGGTGCGCCGCGCCCTCGTGATGTCGGAGGGGGAGCTGCTCAGCTGCGAGGATCTGGGGCTCCCCCGCCCCACGAGCGCGGAGCACCCTCCCTCCCTCACCGAGGTGCGCCGGGAGGCCGAGCGAGAGGCGGTGCGCTCGGCGCTCGCCGCGACGGATCAGAATCACACCCGGGCGGCCCGCCGCCTCGGCGTCTCCCGGATGACCCTCTACCGCCTCCTCGCGCGCCTCGAGCTCGAGTAG
- a CDS encoding acetate kinase yields MKVLVLNSGSSSIKYQLFAMPEATVLARGSVERIGEPRGEVKQRAGERETRLEEPIPDHESGLRRAMQLLTSGEGAPLSAPDEIEAVGHRVVHGGERFTETVLIDDEVLAAIEEHVALAPLHNPPNLIGIRVAREVLPRARQVAVFDTAFHQGMPPRAYLYGLPHALYEEDGIRRYGFHGTSHRYVATRAAELLGRPLEELKLITCHLGNGSSMAAIEGGRSVDTSMGLTPLEGLVMGTRCGDLDPAIVFHLARTKDLPIDALDRLLNKESGLRGLSGASNDVRELERLRAGGDPGARRALEVFTYRIRKYLGAYLAVLGGADAVVFTAGIGENSPSVRSEVLTGLAALGLELDEARNREAVGREADIAREGAPVRILVVPTDEEKLIARDSFALASAA; encoded by the coding sequence GTGAAGGTGCTCGTCCTCAACTCGGGCAGCTCCTCGATCAAGTACCAGCTCTTCGCCATGCCCGAGGCCACGGTGCTGGCGCGAGGCTCGGTGGAGCGGATCGGTGAGCCCCGGGGCGAGGTGAAGCAGCGGGCGGGCGAGCGCGAGACCCGCCTCGAGGAGCCCATCCCCGATCACGAGAGCGGCCTGCGCCGCGCCATGCAGCTGCTCACCTCCGGCGAGGGCGCGCCCCTCTCCGCGCCGGACGAGATCGAGGCGGTGGGTCACCGGGTCGTCCACGGGGGGGAGCGCTTCACCGAGACCGTGCTCATCGACGACGAGGTCCTCGCGGCGATCGAGGAGCACGTGGCCCTCGCTCCCCTGCACAACCCGCCCAACCTGATCGGGATCCGGGTGGCCCGAGAGGTGCTGCCCCGCGCGCGGCAGGTGGCCGTCTTCGACACGGCCTTCCACCAGGGGATGCCGCCCCGGGCCTACCTCTACGGCCTGCCCCACGCGCTCTACGAGGAGGACGGAATCCGCCGCTACGGCTTCCACGGCACCTCCCACCGCTACGTGGCGACACGGGCCGCCGAGCTGCTGGGCCGGCCGCTCGAAGAGCTGAAGCTGATCACCTGCCACCTCGGCAACGGTTCGAGCATGGCCGCGATCGAGGGCGGCCGCTCGGTGGACACCTCGATGGGGCTGACCCCGCTCGAGGGCCTGGTGATGGGGACCCGCTGCGGGGACCTCGATCCGGCCATCGTCTTCCACCTGGCGCGCACCAAGGATCTCCCCATCGACGCCCTCGACCGGCTGCTCAACAAGGAGAGCGGCCTGCGGGGGCTCTCCGGGGCGAGCAACGACGTGCGGGAGCTGGAGCGCCTGCGCGCCGGGGGCGATCCCGGGGCGCGGCGGGCGCTGGAGGTCTTCACCTACCGGATCCGCAAGTACCTCGGGGCCTACCTGGCGGTCCTCGGCGGGGCCGACGCGGTGGTCTTCACCGCGGGCATCGGTGAGAACAGCCCCTCGGTCCGCTCCGAGGTCCTGACCGGGCTCGCCGCCCTGGGGCTCGAGCTCGACGAGGCTCGCAACCGGGAGGCCGTCGGCCGCGAGGCGGACATCGCCCGGGAGGGCGCGCCGGTGCGCATCCTGGTGGTGCCGACCGACGAGGAGAAGCTGATCGCCCGGGACAGCTTCGCCCTGGCCTCGGCCGCGTAG
- a CDS encoding TonB-dependent receptor has protein sequence MGDSPADVELEDPGLGELEDLKLDEIDFGELDLGDEFALLAEENVVVSASRRLQDISESPSTITVFTREQLLAAGVRDLHDILRLVPGSDVHLATQSWSMIGARAGTTEASDLLVVLLDGRDIATGVLGIPLITNLPVPIEAIERVEVIRGPGSTLYGANAYQGVVNITTVRPEERSGVRGVLRGGTQESYVAWASGSALLGGARLLADVGAEQAGTFYEEAAPRRNLRGRLRLFTATGEDSELDLELGASTLSGPGYTGLGPQDISAYLNPYLRLEWHRGGLRVGAWGNLFLLRSSLDMGLRLVGLDGSVAELARLRTSTGEQTIDLRELSGELTAQYQFDWAVTDWLQSTAVVGASLRAGTFTGEVLAGECPQPFTTSADCAAGSIGESRAGLFAQNETRLGEDWLVTLGLRLDANTIQAKPLTGSPRASLIWHPSRQQALRLSYGRSYRKPTLLEARSHLRVEGTYPNPEVAHRVEEIFATQVGNEELGPEVLEAVELGYRGTFLEGKLRLMVDLWAYRSHDAIYFTVDMLDTFLGVPTIKPDAKITFENIERNEDHAGFELTLAHDPLPWLSYGLVYSFRHAFVQPSVETMPFFPEHGVDLWARIGRPAEGPRLWMHLDWNSLYEVTVRDPRSSVAPPIVQELGNRSRLILTGAWRFAGSKGRALEVGVFGSDLVSGIDALGGARRREYPGCPGENCPAGYEDYVGEPLGRELSLFVRGNY, from the coding sequence TTGGGGGATTCTCCGGCGGACGTCGAGCTCGAGGATCCTGGCCTCGGTGAGCTGGAGGATCTGAAGCTCGACGAGATCGACTTCGGCGAGCTGGACCTGGGCGACGAGTTCGCCCTCCTGGCCGAGGAGAACGTCGTCGTCAGCGCGAGCCGCCGCCTCCAGGACATCTCGGAGAGCCCCTCGACGATCACCGTCTTCACCCGGGAGCAGCTCCTCGCCGCCGGCGTCCGGGATCTCCACGACATCCTCCGGCTGGTGCCGGGCTCGGACGTCCACCTCGCCACCCAGTCCTGGTCCATGATCGGCGCCCGGGCTGGCACCACCGAGGCCAGCGACCTGCTGGTCGTGCTCCTCGACGGCCGCGACATCGCCACCGGCGTGCTGGGCATCCCGCTGATCACCAACCTGCCGGTGCCCATCGAGGCCATCGAGCGGGTGGAGGTCATCCGCGGACCGGGCTCGACCCTCTATGGCGCCAACGCCTACCAGGGGGTGGTGAACATCACCACGGTGCGCCCGGAGGAGCGCTCGGGCGTGAGAGGGGTCTTGCGGGGCGGCACCCAGGAGTCCTACGTCGCCTGGGCCTCCGGCAGCGCCCTGCTCGGCGGCGCTCGCCTGCTGGCCGACGTCGGCGCCGAGCAGGCCGGCACCTTCTACGAGGAGGCCGCTCCCCGGCGGAACCTCCGGGGGAGGCTGCGCCTCTTCACCGCGACGGGGGAGGACTCGGAGCTCGATCTGGAGCTGGGGGCCTCCACTCTCTCCGGCCCGGGCTACACCGGGCTCGGCCCCCAGGACATCAGCGCCTATCTCAACCCCTACCTGCGCCTCGAGTGGCACCGGGGCGGCCTGCGCGTCGGGGCCTGGGGAAACCTCTTCCTCCTGCGCAGCAGCCTCGACATGGGGCTGCGGCTGGTCGGCCTCGACGGCAGCGTCGCGGAGCTGGCCCGCCTGCGCACCTCGACCGGCGAGCAGACCATCGATCTGCGGGAGCTCTCCGGCGAGCTCACCGCTCAGTACCAGTTCGACTGGGCGGTGACCGACTGGCTGCAGAGCACCGCCGTGGTCGGCGCCAGCCTGCGAGCCGGCACCTTCACCGGAGAGGTCCTGGCCGGAGAGTGTCCGCAGCCCTTCACCACCTCGGCGGACTGCGCCGCCGGCTCCATCGGCGAGTCACGGGCTGGCCTCTTCGCCCAGAACGAGACGCGGCTGGGCGAGGATTGGCTGGTCACCCTCGGGCTGCGCCTCGACGCCAACACGATCCAGGCGAAGCCCCTGACCGGCTCGCCCCGGGCCAGCCTGATCTGGCACCCCAGCCGGCAGCAGGCCCTGCGCCTCTCCTACGGGCGCTCCTATCGCAAGCCCACCCTCCTCGAGGCCCGCTCGCACCTGCGGGTGGAGGGCACCTACCCCAACCCCGAGGTCGCCCACCGGGTCGAGGAGATCTTCGCCACCCAGGTCGGGAACGAGGAGCTCGGGCCCGAGGTCCTCGAGGCCGTGGAGCTGGGCTACCGGGGCACCTTCCTCGAGGGGAAGCTGCGGCTGATGGTGGACCTCTGGGCCTACCGCAGCCACGACGCCATCTACTTCACGGTCGACATGCTCGACACCTTCCTCGGGGTGCCGACCATCAAGCCCGACGCCAAGATCACCTTCGAGAACATCGAGCGCAACGAGGACCACGCCGGCTTCGAGCTGACCCTGGCCCACGATCCGCTGCCCTGGCTCTCCTACGGGCTCGTCTACTCCTTTCGCCACGCCTTCGTTCAGCCCTCCGTCGAGACGATGCCCTTCTTCCCCGAACACGGGGTCGATCTCTGGGCCCGGATCGGGAGGCCCGCCGAGGGGCCCCGGCTCTGGATGCACCTCGACTGGAACTCCCTCTACGAGGTCACGGTGCGGGACCCGCGCTCTTCGGTCGCCCCGCCCATCGTGCAGGAGCTGGGCAACCGCAGCCGCCTGATCCTCACCGGCGCCTGGCGCTTCGCCGGATCGAAGGGGCGCGCCCTCGAGGTCGGCGTCTTCGGCAGCGATCTGGTCTCGGGCATCGACGCCCTGGGCGGGGCGCGCCGGCGCGAGTACCCTGGCTGCCCGGGTGAGAATTGCCCCGCCGGCTACGAGGACTATGTAGGGGAGCCGCTGGGGCGAGAGCTCTCCCTCTTCGTCCGCGGCAACTACTAG